The genomic stretch tggatttttccttttaaaataataccagttgcctgactctcctgctgatcctgtgtctctaatacttttagccacaccctctcaacaagcatgcagatcaggtgctctgactgaagtcagactggattagctgcatgcttgtttcaggtgtgtgattcagccactactgcagctaatgagatcagggctgccaggcaactagtattgcttacacGGAAAaatccaaatccctctcagtttaggttccttttaaatctATGAAgtattaaccctttttatctctttcctgctctcagaagccatttactgacaggaaagtgttttatggttgtaattacttatcagtgagggttatgctatagtctgacccagtcccaacccagacagaaacaagtcacttgcatacctggggccatatgcaattcgaggagataagaagctgaaaacatgcgagcttcttatctcctcacatcgctcaggatttaccggcaaattcaattgccagtttcacctgagcgatgtccttgcgtaaaggagcagaactcaggcgaatactaggtattcgctgagcgatgctcctgtgtggccagcgatgtggagcgaggcattagtgccgtggagctgtccttcagcaccacaccaCTGCAGCCTCGCTCCCCGGGAGAAGCGCATCGTTGCAAGGCTGTTACCCGCCGCCCGTCGCCTCCTGCCGCTCGTCGCTGCTGGGAAATTcagaaaaacatacctccatcgttccggctcgccgcatgtcccacgccgctcctccgctcatctctgtctctgtgagtattggagcccggcaaagcatctttgagtctcccgccggggctccccattcctccactaggtggtccaatgagaatcatcctgattctaattggaccaatgagaatcaggatgattctcattgggccacctagtggatgaatggggagcttggcgggagactcaaagatgctttgccgggctccaaTACTCACAttcacagagatgagcggaggagtggcgtgggacatgcggcgagccggaacgatggaggtatgtttttttgttacattttaaataggtaaggagtcaaagctgactcctttacctatttaaatccctggcatctggggtttccttagtaaaggaggctcccagatgccaaaagcAGCCCGCAGACACCGGCGGtaggtcttttcgcctgctcagagcaggtgaaaagttagcacctatgtttggcgggaagcatcgcttcccagtaggtgaaaaatgcaattgcatagggggataggaacttgctgggcgattatatcgcccaagcgagttcttttccgccctggggggtgttaaatgcaattgcattaggcgaccttgctgacgcctaatttaagaactcgccagcacttagcactggcgagtttggtaattgcatagggcccctgatgtttaactctttcaggcagagaaataaaaaaaggaacacagcctagttatttgtgtgctaggcactgtacatacacatgtctgtctcatcatgtcacatgtcacctcagttgtcctttaacttacaAAAATAACTCGGAAATTCTTTGCAGAATTTTTCTAAACACTAGAAGTCACCCAAATGTTGTCTGCTCTACAATAATCAGACACCAAAGAATCCATATCAACGAGTACAGGGCACATGTGTTCCTCAGTAAGAAGTAAGCTTCCAATAAAAACTCTTCCAGACAGAGCAATCGACACGCTCATATGTCATCATTATAAAACAAGTGATCCCAGGCGGTTAGCGACAAGCGACAGGGTGTGTCTGAATTCAGTGACTGCACAACGTTGGTCTGACTGATCGTTAGCAGAAGTGCTAAAATGTGGACCCAGAATTGCGTAACTATTCACACTTGAACAATCAGGGCTTGTTCTCTCATGCAGCAAggttgaaacatttgcatcaagtTCAGATATTACAGGGGTGGcacgtttgtactgtgtttacactaacagcagtcagagtaggaggagacgtaagagaagagcgaggtgaagaggtcacctttggggaaaatcagcttgttgtgctgtgtgaggagtctgacagtgagtgaggaggggggaggcaggagaactgcattggggaaaagcagcttgttgtgctgtgtgaggagtctgacagtgagtgaggaagggggggggggcaggagagcagcattggggaaaagcagcttgttgtgctaagtgaggagtctgacagtgagtgaggaggggagaggcaggagagcagcattggggaatagcagcatgttgtgctgtgtgaggagtctgacagtgagtgaggaaggggggggggggggggggcaggagagcagcagtgtttcatttgaattgcacagcagaagggaggaggtggcactgctgtcctgactgaacaggaacggagtggctgagggtgagaagTTTGTTTGTCAGTCTCACAGCCagtcagtgtgttattgtgttgagctgcagcatgtcatgtgagaacaattaaatgaagcagagtaaattgccgGGTGCTGTGCGGGTGCTGTCCTCTAGTAAAGGGATcctatccttcagatcaggtgtttttgtggctacatgtgttatgggtatgaagagtgaagagcctccatatccctctcacttcatggaGTCCTTCCTTGAATTTTGCTAATCCTGTTATTTGCAACAAATTTTGCATCaagcctggaaaaaaaatgagaatagCAATGATCAACTCTGCTAAGAGAAATTGCAGTACCGCAGATTGGACGCAAGATGGAAGCAGCAGACCAGAAATGAGACTTCATGCCAGAAAAGGACATGGCCGCATAGGAGACCTATGGACGGTGGGAGGTGctgatttcccagcatgcctcgGGACTGGTGTACTGTACACGTGACATAAAGGAAGTGGGAAGAAATGACTGTGAGTGACTTTATGGTTATTATAAGTGTGTGATTGTGATGAATGCAGAGTATTACCATAGAGTCCTTATTGCCTGCAGTGTGTGTGGAGGAGTCATCTCCATGGACTCTGCCCTCTGATCTTTATTGGGGAGCTGCTACCTTCCTATTCTCTATAAACACCTGCCTATTGTCCATATGTTGCAGAAATACAAAGCTCTACAGAGCAGAGTGATGGGGGGAACCTGAGATCCAGACAGAAGAAATGGAGACTTTTCTCATTGTAAATACTGAACACTCACTGCAGACTGTATTAGAAAGAGCTGTACACCTGCTTATTCATGCACAGGTCTAATCAGCACATTACCCAGTGTTCCAGGAAAGTAGCTTACACTGACAAAGTAGCACCCTTGTATGCTAGTAGGACCTAGCCCAGGGGTGCCCATTACATTAGGTagatcgcaatctaccggtagatcacaaaggacttcatggtagatcctgaccccactacattttccattctgtatatacaaagtgtgctcctaaaattatacacaggtagatcattttgacttgctaattttttaaagtagatcacaagccgaaaaagtttgGGCACCTCTGACCTAACCTGTCACTACTtttgtggtgcccatacatggtacaattttttcgattagataactttgattattccgttacattgaatataaagatttttataACATGTCcgattgttttggtttttttttttgtttttctggtgaaaaaaatgggataatccttgtttttaatgatcaaaaaaagattattttcgactttcattcgattagaattcacgattgcgtccaaccaaagcctcccaccttacatagttacatagttattttggctgaaaaaagacatacgtccatcgagttcaaccagtacaaagtacaactccagcccgtcccccacatacccctgttgatccagaggaaggcgaaaaaaaccccaccaggcatggtccaattagccccaaatgggaaaaattccttcctgactccagatggcaatcagataaaatccctggatcaacatcattaggcataacctagtaattgtagccatggatgtctttcaacgcaaggaaagcatctaagccccctttaaatgcaggtatagagtttgccataacgacttcctgtggcaatgcattccacatcttaaccactcttactgtaaagaaccctttcctaaataaatggctaaaacgtttttcctccatgcgcagctcatgtcctctagtcctttgagaaggcctagggacaaaaagctcatccgccaagctattatattgccctctaatgtatttatacatgttaattagatctcctctaaggcgtcttttctctagactaaataaacccagtttatctaacctttcttggtaagcgagaccttccatcccacgtatcaattttgtagctcgtctctgcacctgctctaaaactgcaatatcttttttgtaatgtggtgcccagaactgaattccatattccaaatgtggccttactagagagttaaacaggggcaatattatgctagcatctcgagtttttatttcccttttaatgcatcccaaaattttgttcgctttagctgcagcggcttggcattgagtacgattatttaacttgttgtcgatgagtactcctaagtccttctccaagtttgatgttcccaactgtatcccatttattttatatggtgctagaccattggtacgaccaaaatgcatgactttacatttgtcaacattgaatttcatctgccatgtatgtgcccatatagccatcctatccagatcctgttgcaatatgacactatcttcctgagagttgatgattctgcacaattttgtatcatctgcaaaaatagcaacattgctcactactgcatctactaggtcattaataaataaattgaagagcactggacccagtacagacccctgtgggaccccactgctaacagtctcccattttgagtacgatccattgaccacaactctttgttttctttccattagccagttccctatccatgcacacaaactcttccccagtccttgcatcctcaacttttgcaccagacttctgtggggaacagtgtcgaaggcctttgcaaagtccaagtatatcacatctacagcattcccaatatccatattagcattcactacctcataaaagctgagcatgttagtcaaacaggacctgtctttagtaaacccatgttgatgctgagaaataagattattttctactatgaagtcatgtatagtatctcttagtaacccctcaaatagtttgcatacaactgatgttaagcttacaggtctataatttcctggatcagattttttgcccttcttaaataatgggaaaacgtgggctgtacgccaatccactgggactctgccagttgcaagagagtcacaaaaaataagataaaggggcttagctataactgaacttaattctcttaggacccgaggatgcatgccatccgggccaggtgccttgtctatttttaatttatttagtcttgcctttacttcttcctgcgttaagtatttaatattacagttagaagactcctctgcctctgtaatttgcaacagtgctgtttcctttgtgaagacagaagcaaagaaagcatttaataactctgccttaccttggtcgtccaccattgagttcccaccctcatcctttaggattcctatacagtcaacctttctttttttagagttgatgtacttgtaaaacttttttgggttagatttgatatccctagcgatttgattttcagcttcgatctttgccagcctaatttcttttttacaatttttattgcactccttataattgcttagtgcagcctcagtcccctcctgttttaggaccttataggcattctttttcctcttcattttatccctaacctttctattcatccatagaggcctttttttattcctagacattttgtttccatatgggatatacatactacaatattgattgagaatacgtttaaaagcttgccatttcccttcagtgtcgtccccttgtagtacattatcccagttcaccaaacttagtgcctgcctaatttgattgaactttgcttttctaaaattcatagttttagtggtcccgctgccccgtggcctatcagtcaccagatcaaacgttatcatgttgtgatcactatttcccaaatgttcttgaacctgaacatttgatacattatctggtctattagaaatgatcagatccagtaacgcattccccctagttggttccgttaccatttgagtcaagtaattgtcctgtagtgctgcaagaaatctgctgcttttaccagaatgggtagcctcaataccccagtcaatgtctggaaagttgaagtcgcccataattatgacctcgtttttacttgcagctttttcaatctgctgtagtaatcgcagttctgcagcttcattaataagaggtggtctgtagcataccccaataagcaattggcaacttttatttccaccatgaatatttacccaaacggactccacatcttcgcaatcttcctccatctcatcgttgaggacagctgtaaaagaattcttaacaaagagacaaacccctccaccttttttccctgttgtaTCTCTCCTAAacacacctgaatgctaatttatgtaattcctgctagatttggtacagcaggcaaagggtgtatgacagtacacctgattggctgactggcgtctgctggccagatagaggcaggatattgctctagctggaagttagcaattgtgtttgttgcagagaacactgaaggcacaggggaacagagggggacactggaggtacaggaggacagaggagaacgctgaaggcacaggggaatagagggggacacaggaggaccgaGGAGAAGACTgatggcacaggggaacagagggggacactggaggtacaggagGAAAGagaacactgaaggcacagggggacagagggggggggtacaggaggacagaggagaacactgaaggcacaggggaacagagggggacactggaggtacaggaggacagaggagaacaCTGAAGGAACAGAGGGGAAGTTACAGGACAGAGGAGAGCACTGAAGGCACGGAGGAACAGAGGGGGGCATTGGAGGTACAGGAGGACAGagaacactgaaggcacaggggaacagagggggacacaggaggacagagtagaacactgaaggcacagggggacactgtaggtacaggaggacagaggagaacactgagggcacagggggaaagagggggaggtacaggaggacagaggagaacactgaaggcacaggggaacagagaggggacattggaggtacaggggggcagaggagaacaCTGGAAGTACAGGGAGACAGAGGTGGCCCAGTGGAGATGGGGGTCCAGAGgttgcacagagggggacactgaaggcaaagGGGaatgggggacactggaggtacagggagACAGAGGTGGCCCAGTGAAGATGGGGGTCCAGAGGttgcacagaggggggcactgaagGCAAAGGGGAACGGGGGGCACTGGAGGTACAGGAGGACAGAGATGGCTCAGTAGAGGGCCAGCAAATTGCACAACCTCTGCACAAAGAAGACACAGGGAACAGAAGTGGAACCATGTAATAGCGGTTCCTCCAGTAACTCTTCTCTCATCTCAGGGTGACCTTCATGGCTCTCATTGAAGGAGTTGGTGATGAGGTGACGGTCCTCTTCGCTCTGGTCTTCCTGTTTACGGTCATTGCCTTGGCATGGATTTCCACCCATACATCTGAGCGGCCGTCTGATGAGCAGGACTCTTCTGAAGATGCCCCTGTGGGTGAACAGAGAGCGGACGCTCCTTCTCCGGAGCCCTCACTTACAGATAGTGAGCCCCAGATTAGTGACGATAGCACTTTAAGTAGCACTCTGTCATCCTTCGCTGTCCCCGCTGCAAATGACACCAGTGACCtcgctgagagactgacaacgcaAGAGAGCCCCCCAGAGTCCTCTGAAGGTCCTGATTCTGCTGAAGCCAGCGGGGGTCCATCTGGCAGTGAGTCCCCCACTCTGAGATTTCGCGGGCCCAAAGCCCAGACTGAAGACCATCCTGCAGAAGCCGGAGACACCATATCGATACGCTTGAAGTTCCTGAATGACACGGAGCGAGTGGTAACCCTCCGATTGTCTGACACCGTGCTGCATATTAAAAGGTAAGGACTGAGGAACAAAATGGATTCTCCCTGGCACCAGTCAGGTAAAGGTGCTGACGGTAGTGAATCTGCTGAggatttaaagagagcccgaggtgggctcataaaaaaaataaaaaggctacCTAATCcgcggggctgagcggatcaggtagccacaaaaaccgcagctcccgtgggccgcaatggcccactttcactttcatgaccaCTGGAtcacgacgctgcactgagagaccgtgtgtctctcatagcgtgcgagGAGGCGGGGGCGCGACAGGaggtgcggccagggagagagagagttgcccaatggcagctctggaaaccctgtaggaatgctcctggcgggcgttttgaacagggaatccctttcccctctgtttacctccgagatggcCACAAATAATGTTGCTAATCTTGGGGGGCTATAAcgcggcagtggggggggggggcagagatcgACGGGAGGACGatgacagaggcatgtcatgaggcagagaacatgcctctgtgtgacccatctgcccacctcgggtcaaaagggggaggggagagtgTGCAATAGTATCTATGTCTGGGGCCCAGAACCAGTGATGGttccaaggctgtggagtctgagtcgtgaagtcggagcaatttttgggtacctggagttgaagGTTTCAaaaactgaagagtcggagttCGATAATTTTTGTACCCTTTGCATAGCCCGGCAAGTCGTGAAGTCATTTCACACTGAAATGTGTtaaaaattgatgtgcagtgtgttgCTGTAATagaaccctctctgatcaaatcttttGGGCACATCAGGTGGCAATCTGCCCCATCCTCTGAACCCGAggtttaagaatgctattaggacacagaggctggtactgcatactatcaccagcctctgtgtctgtactgtgcccccttccccaggACACGCCTGCGTTCTGCTGTCCCccatgcagcgtgtcgctagcaggctgtttaccttatgtctgcctgtcaccactgctcccccgcctcctctatattgcGTCTCCGCGCCTGCAGGCCGGGAGCCGCGATATAGAGGAAgcaggggagcggcggtgacagacAGCATTCAGGTAAACAACCAGGTAGCGACAAGCTGCGAGTCACTAGCACGGCggttttatttatgggggacagcagagcacaggggtgaGGGGCCTGGGTgggcacagtatagtaacagaggctggtgatagtacgcagaaccagcctctgtgtcctaatagcattcttaaaacccacctcgggttctctttaaaggagaactgtagtgagagggatatcaaggctgccatttttatttccttttaaacaataccagttgcctggctgtcctgctgatcctgtgtctctaatacttttagccatagcccctgaacaagcatgcagcagatcaggtgttatctgacattattatcagatctcacaagattagctgcatgcttgtttctggtatgattcagacaccactgcagccaaatagaccaactgggctgcaaggcaactggtattgtttaaaaggaaatcaacatggcagcctccatattcttctcgcttcaattgtcctttaaaggtaacccgaggtgagaaggctatggaggctgacctgtttatttccttgtaaacgatgcccattgcctgactgtcctgcggatcctttgcctctattactagaccctgaacaagcatgcagcagatcagattgaagtgtgactggattagctgcatgcttgttacaggtgtgtgattctgacactactgcagccaaagagatcagcagggctgccaggcaactggtattgtttaaaaggcaacaaacatagcagcctccatagtcgTCTCACTTCAGGTCtctttttacacttgcattgcactgttttaccgcagggtaacgcaacagcagTGCATGTGGCCTTGCTCAAGTACCGCATCGCACCGGAAGCTTCTGAATCGCCGCTGATGCAAAGTCTGTAGCGCGTTACTGTGTGACTTCCGTGGAGACGCAGCGGCGGCAGAAGAGTCAATGGGCAACGCGAGAATTTAATAGACGGGAGAGCGGAATGTCGTGGTGCCCATACAGGGACCGACGGGAGTCCCAGTAACCTACCTCCTGCCCAGCATGGAGTACATCACGGTGCGGGGGGCGGGGCTTTGCCTATGATCCTGTCGGCgcgctctgctgcagggtcatatgtttgacATTTTTTGGGTTGCGGAGGAAGTGGCAGGAGAATTGCTTCCCCACCGCAACTCAAGAAATAAGTATAAAAAAACGGcctgaaagggaaccttaactgagaggggtatggatgtttccttttaaacaataccagttgcctggcagtcctgctgatctctttggctgcagtagtggttgaatcacacacctgaaacaagcatgcagcaaatccagtctgactttagtcagagcacctgatctgcatgcttgttgaggggctgtggctaaaagcattagagacacaggatcagcaggagagtcaggcaactggtactatattaaagggaaaaatccatatccttctcagtttaggttccctttaatagtcagtgataATGTCCTTCTTCTCCTGGCCTCTGGAGGGCGCTCGGATTCTGGATTAGCTGTGCATTGGAGATGAGTACATTAGGTACAGGTCTGCccacaatcttcacctcccagacTGACAGGATCCATCACAGACTAAACCGGTCACCATTAAATAACCAGTTATGGCCACTCTGCGGCTGTCCCAGCTCATCATACCTGTTCTACCCGATACACCAGCACTGCAGATCTGTCCTATTACACTGCAAGAGAGCCAGAGCTTATGGCAGCACATTGCATATACTAAGCATGGCATTGCCTTCTGTACCCTAcatataataatatttattgtatttataaagagccaacatattacacagcgctggactgcAGATGCATAAATAATACACTGCAcagatacatatacacatatactgcatgc from Hyperolius riggenbachi isolate aHypRig1 chromosome 5, aHypRig1.pri, whole genome shotgun sequence encodes the following:
- the TMUB1 gene encoding transmembrane and ubiquitin-like domain-containing protein 1 codes for the protein MALIEGVGDEVTVLFALVFLFTVIALAWISTHTSERPSDEQDSSEDAPVGEQRADAPSPEPSLTDSEPQISDDSTLSSTLSSFAVPAANDTSDLAERLTTQESPPESSEGPDSAEASGGPSGSESPTLRFRGPKAQTEDHPAEAGDTISIRLKFLNDTERVVTLRLSDTVLHIKRSQFPGQEARIRLIYQGQLLRDDAQTLSSLQLNDGCVLHCHISQHASPPGYGSAELPEIPLNVGSLLVPLLVLILALLWYCQFQYPHLFTGTATVCLGAITLLVVVIALATYRR